The Vicia villosa cultivar HV-30 ecotype Madison, WI linkage group LG1, Vvil1.0, whole genome shotgun sequence genome includes a region encoding these proteins:
- the LOC131657954 gene encoding uncharacterized protein LOC131657954 has product MPYTGEEETPKLEDVAAALHLPRSEIKKVWVNKGEYTGLPIDFLYNQADILIKATSMDALEKVLACLIYGQVLFPRYDKIVDVIALKIFISNNPVPTLLGDLLHSINHRSSKGKVCILGCAPLLHKWFISHLSRATIKNEEGLTWAQRIIKLSYDDVIWSQKEFEGSHLFDSCGDFPNVPLLGTRGGITYNPILARHQFGFALKDKPRSIYLSAENFDYNSDPTKKKKLFIKAWTKVKKIGVKELGMRNHIPSYLYFKWVYDRVVEYGIPYPSDTPIVPRITPPVVHVEVEPYVPAPNEDLAATIACLRQEKADLENRLHKIEEEKAIMAANAKERDSMLDYFSRKWKIEDFISPNQIQSWEQEIDRLVQERNEMIKAHKEEIRSLKRKRRLKE; this is encoded by the coding sequence ATGCCCTACACTGGTGAAGAAGAGACTCCTAAGTTGGAAGATGTTGCTGCTGCGTTACATTTGCCTCGATCAGAAATCAAGAAAGTTTGGGTGAATAAAGGAGAATATACTGGTTTACCGATTGACTTCTTGTATAATCAAGCTGACATTTTGATTAAGGCTACAAGTATGGATGCTCTTGAAAAAGTCCTCGCTTGCCTAATCTATGGACAAGTGTTGTTCCCTCGTTATGATAAAATTGTGGATGTGATTGCTCTCAAGATCTTCATTAGTAACAATCCGGTTCCTACCTTATTGGGTGATTTGCTGCATTCCATCAATCATCGATCATCTAAAGGCAAAGTTTGTATTCTCGGATGCGCACCAttattgcataagtggtttatttcgcacttatccCGTGCTACAATAAAGAATGAAGAGGGTTTGACTTGGGCTCAAAGAATCATCAAGCTTTCCTACGACGATGTTATTTGGAGTCAAAAGGAGTTTGAAGGATCTCACTTGTTTGATAGTTGTGGGGATTTCccgaatgtacctcttcttggtactcgagggggaataacttataatcctaTTCTGGCTCGACATCAATTTGGTTTCGCTTTAAAAGACAAACCTcgttccatatatcttagtgcagAAAATTTTGATTATAATTCAGACCCTACTAAGAAAAAGAAGTTGTTCATCAAAGCTTGGACCAAGGTGAAGAAAATAGGAGTAAAAGAATTAGGAATGAGGAATCACATCCCTTCATATCTTTACTTTAaatgggtttatgatcgagtGGTCGAGTATGGCATACCATATCCATCTGATACTCCTATAGTTCCAAGGATTACTCCTCCCGTTGTTCATGTGGAAGTAGAACCCTATGTACCCGCTCCTAatgaagaccttgctgccaccaTTGCTTGCCTAAGACAAGAAAAAGCTGACTTGGAAAATCGCCTACAtaaaatagaagaagaaaaagcaaTAATGGCGGCCAATGCCAAAGAGCGCGATAGTATGCTTGATTACTTCTctcgcaagtggaagattgaagacttcaTCTCTCCCAatcagatacaatcatgggagcaAGAGATTGATAGACTTGTCCAAGAGAGAAACGAGATGATTAAGGCTCATAAGGAAGAAATTCGAAGTTTGAAGAGAAAGCGCCGACTCAAAGAATGA